TTGCCGGCGCGTTAATCGAGTCAGGCGTTCGTCCAACGCAAATTAAAGGTATAGGTATTACAAATCAACGTGAGACAACAGTCATTTGGGATAGAAAAACAGGTAAACCAATCTATAATGCCGTTGTATGGCAATCAAGACAATCTGCACCATTAGCTGAAAAATTAAATGAAGACGGTTACGCAGATATGATTCATAAAAAAACTGGTTTAGTCGTTGATGCTTACTTCTCGGCTACAAAAGTTCGTTGGATTTTAGATCATGTAGAAGGAGCACAAGAAAGAGCTGAAAAAGGTGAGTTAGCCTTTGGAACAATTGATACATGGTTATTATGGAAGTTAACAAACGGAGCGTCTCACGTAACAGATTACTCAAATGCTGCTAGAACAATGATGTATAACATTCATGACTTAGAGTGGGATGACGAAATATTAGAATTATTAAACATTCCAAAATCACTATTACCAGAAGTAAAAAGTAACTCAGAAATTTATGGTTATACTCAAAGTTTCCACTTCTATGGTAGTGAAGTGCCAATCGCTGGTATGGCAGGGGACCAACAAGCTGCATTGTTTGGTCAATTAGCATTTGAAGAAGGATCAATTAAAAATACTTATGGAACTGGTGCATTTATCGTCATGAATACTGGTGAAAAGCCTCAATTATCCAATAATAAATTACTAACAACAATTGGTTATGGTATTAATGGAAAAGTTTATTATGCGTTAGAAGGTAGTATTTTTGTTGCTGGATCAGCTGTTCAGTGGTTAAGAGATGGGTTACGTATGATTGACTCATCTGCTGAATCAGAACAATTAGCAAATGATTCAACAAGTGATAACAGTGTATATGTCGTACCGGCCTTTACAGGATTAGGCGCACCATACTGGGATCCAGATGCTAGAGGAGCAGTGTTTGGCTTAACACGAGGTACAACTAAAGAAGATTTTGTTAAAGCAACACTACAAGCCATTGCGTATCAATCAAAAGATGTTATTGATACGATGCAAAAAGATGCTGGTGTGAACATTCCATTAATTAAAGTAGACGGTGGAGCAGCAAATAATAATTCTTTATTACAATTCCAAGCAGATATATTAGATATTAATGTTCAACGTGCTTCAAATCTTGAAACAACCGCATTAGGTGCTGCTTACTTAGCTGGTTTAGCAGTTGGCTTCTGGAAAGACTTAGATGAATTAAGAGAATTTACCCAAGAAGGTGACATCTTTACTCCTCAAATGGGTGAAGAAGAACGTACTGAGTTGTATGACGGATGGAAAGAAGCAGTCAAAGCAACACAACTATTCAAGAGAATTAAATAATACAATATAAGGACTGATGACAATGAGTTTTTCTTTAAAAACAAGACAAGAAAGTATTAATTATTTAAAAAATCATTCGGTTGATGTATTAATTATTGGTGGTGGTATTACAGGAGCGGGTCTGGCTTTACAGACCGCTGCTTCTGGTATGACTACAGCATTAGTTGAGATGCAAGATTTTGCTGAAGGAACATCTTCACGTTCGACTAAACTAGTACATGGAGGTATTAGATACCTTAAAACATTTGATGTTGAAGTGGTATCAGATACAGTGAGTGAACGGGCGAATGTCCAAAAAATAGCTCCTCATATCCCAAAACCTAATCCAATGTTATTACCAATCTATGATGAACCAAACAATACCTTTTCTCTATTTTCTTTAAAAGTAGCAATGGATTTATATGATAATTTAGCACACGTTACCGGAACAAAATATGAAAATCGTGTACTAACAAAAGAAGAAGTATTGGAAGTTAGCCCTCATCTAAATCAAGACAAACTTCTTGGTGGTGGTATTTATCTTGACTTTAAAAATAATGATGCCAGATTAGTGATAGAAAATATTAAAAAAGCACATGAAGATGGGGCTCATTTATTAAGCAAAACGAAAGTGATAGGATTGATTTATGATGATCATCATAAAATATCAGGCGTTCATGTAGAAGATGTGTTAACTGGAGAAACGTATGACATTCATGCTGATGTCGTAGTGAATACAACTGGACCTTGGAGTGATACGATTCGTGGGTTATCAAAAGATCAGACTGTAACAAACCAAATGAGACCAACTAAAGGGGTTCATTTAGTGGTTGATTATGATAAGTTACCTGTGACACAACCAGTCTATTTTGATACAGGGTTATCTGATGGTCGAATGGTCTTTGTCATACCAAGAGAGAATAAGACATATTTCGGCACAACGGATACCGATTATACAGGAGATTTGGTGCACCCAACAGTGACACAAGAAGATGTTGATTATCTGTTAAAAGTTGTTAATAATCGTTTCCCTAAACGAGATATTACTTTAGAAGATATAGAAGCAAGTTGGGCAGGATTGAGACCGCTTTTATCTGGAAATGCGGGTTCAGATTATAATGGTGGATCAAAAGCATCGTTGTCAGATGAAAGTTTAGAGTTAGTCATTCAATCTGTAAAAGATTTTGAAGCAGGGATAGGGTCAAAAGAATCCATTGAACAGACCATTAAAAAAGCTAAGACAAGTAGTGGTGAAAAAGAGGTATCTGCTTCTTCTGTGTCACGTGGAAGTAGCTTAGATGTGACAAAAGATGGATTAGTGACATTAGCAGGTGGAAAGATTACCGATTATCGCTTGATGGCAGAAGGAGCACTAAATTTGATTGCTTCAATTTTAAAAGAAAACTTTGGTAGAGAGTATCATTTGGTTGACTCTAAGCGTTATCCTGTATCAGGTGGAGAATTTGACCCAACAAAAGTCGAAGAAATGACTGAAGTATTTACAAAATTAGCTATAGAACAAGGCTTAAGTAACGAAGAAGCTAGTGATTTAGCTAATCTTTATGGAGCAAATATAAATAAAGTCTTGTCATATGATAAAGTTGATTTTATGGGATTAACCAAAGCAGAATCGATGAGTTTAATGTATGCGCTTGAAGAAGAGATGACATTAACGCCAGTTGATTATGTGTTACGACGTACAAATTATTTGTTATTTAAACGTGATCGCTTAGAGAAGATAAAAGAGGCTATTATAAATGCTATGTCTCAATATTTTGAGTGGACACAAGAAGAAGTGAGCAATTATACAAAAGAATTAGATAATGCAATGTCAGAATCATTTTTATCAGACTTGAAAATAGAAGGGTGAGTTAAATATAATGGACGCAACGAGTTTACAAATTTTTAGTGAGTTTTTAGGAACATTGATT
This genomic stretch from Vagococcus sp. CY52-2 harbors:
- the glpK gene encoding glycerol kinase GlpK; this translates as MTEKSYIMAIDQGTTSSRAIIFDKAGNNVGSSQKEFTQIFPESGWVEHNANEIWNSVQSVIAGALIESGVRPTQIKGIGITNQRETTVIWDRKTGKPIYNAVVWQSRQSAPLAEKLNEDGYADMIHKKTGLVVDAYFSATKVRWILDHVEGAQERAEKGELAFGTIDTWLLWKLTNGASHVTDYSNAARTMMYNIHDLEWDDEILELLNIPKSLLPEVKSNSEIYGYTQSFHFYGSEVPIAGMAGDQQAALFGQLAFEEGSIKNTYGTGAFIVMNTGEKPQLSNNKLLTTIGYGINGKVYYALEGSIFVAGSAVQWLRDGLRMIDSSAESEQLANDSTSDNSVYVVPAFTGLGAPYWDPDARGAVFGLTRGTTKEDFVKATLQAIAYQSKDVIDTMQKDAGVNIPLIKVDGGAANNNSLLQFQADILDINVQRASNLETTALGAAYLAGLAVGFWKDLDELREFTQEGDIFTPQMGEEERTELYDGWKEAVKATQLFKRIK
- the glpO gene encoding type 1 glycerol-3-phosphate oxidase; this translates as MSFSLKTRQESINYLKNHSVDVLIIGGGITGAGLALQTAASGMTTALVEMQDFAEGTSSRSTKLVHGGIRYLKTFDVEVVSDTVSERANVQKIAPHIPKPNPMLLPIYDEPNNTFSLFSLKVAMDLYDNLAHVTGTKYENRVLTKEEVLEVSPHLNQDKLLGGGIYLDFKNNDARLVIENIKKAHEDGAHLLSKTKVIGLIYDDHHKISGVHVEDVLTGETYDIHADVVVNTTGPWSDTIRGLSKDQTVTNQMRPTKGVHLVVDYDKLPVTQPVYFDTGLSDGRMVFVIPRENKTYFGTTDTDYTGDLVHPTVTQEDVDYLLKVVNNRFPKRDITLEDIEASWAGLRPLLSGNAGSDYNGGSKASLSDESLELVIQSVKDFEAGIGSKESIEQTIKKAKTSSGEKEVSASSVSRGSSLDVTKDGLVTLAGGKITDYRLMAEGALNLIASILKENFGREYHLVDSKRYPVSGGEFDPTKVEEMTEVFTKLAIEQGLSNEEASDLANLYGANINKVLSYDKVDFMGLTKAESMSLMYALEEEMTLTPVDYVLRRTNYLLFKRDRLEKIKEAIINAMSQYFEWTQEEVSNYTKELDNAMSESFLSDLKIEG